Within the Deinococcus carri genome, the region CAGCAGCGGCGTGTCGCCGTACAGCACCAGGATGTCGGCGTCGTCCTGCGGGCCTAGCGCCTCCGCGCCCACCAGAAAGGCGTTCCCGGTGCCCAGTTGCTGCGCCTGCCGCGCGAAGCGCACGCCGGAGCCTGCCAGCGCCGCCTCCACCTGTTCGGCCCCGTGGCCCGTCACCACCACGATGTTGCGCGCGCCCAGCTCCTGCGCGGCCTTGACGGCCCAGGCCACCATCGGGCGGCCCGCCACGGGATGCAGCACCTTCGGCAGCGCCGACTTCATGCGGGTGCCCTGCCCCGCCGCGAGAATCACCACGTCCAGGGGACGTTCCGTTTGAGTCATTCAGATCACCTGTCCGGGGAGCAGTGTAAGGGAAGCAGACAGCGTTCAGCCGTCAGCAAGAAGAAGGGCAGTGGCTTCTCAGGTCCACTGCCCCCCGTCTTGCTGCTGAGAGCTAAGCGCTGACGGCTGACGGCTCCCGCGTGTCCGGCTTCTGCCGGATACGCCACAGCATCCAGAGGCTCACCAGAATCAGCGGAATGCTGATCAGGTGTGTTTCGGTCCACAGACCGATGCCGGGTTTGTCGAGGCCCTGGCTGAGGTAGGACTTGAGGGGCAGGGGGTTGAGGCGGAAGGTTTCCTCGGCCCCCGCGCGCAGGATGGAGTACCACAGCCAGAACTGCCAGAAGGCCCAGCCCGCCTTGCGCGAGCGCAGCCAGAAGAAGGCGGCGACCGACAGGATGATGCCGATGATCACGCCGTACATCTGCGTGAAGTGGACCGGGGCCGTCATCATGATCTGCCCGCCGACCTCGTGGCAGTACCGGGAGAGGTCGAGGTCGGGGTTGGGGTTGGGCACGCACATGCCCTCGTGGAAGGCGCGGGCGGAGGCGGGCCAGTGGTAGCCGATGGGCCAGCCGGTCACGCGGCCCACCGTGTCGGTGCCGTTCATGATGTTGCCGATGCGCCCGCCGATGATGCCGAACGCCACGCCGGGCACGCACAGGTCGG harbors:
- the lgt gene encoding prolipoprotein diacylglyceryl transferase gives rise to the protein MDPVFLQIGNFTIAWYGVLITLGIVAGVWVGTRLARERGLNVNLFNDMILWMIIWGLVGARLVFVLTSWHQFASIPFPQVLLDIINLRQGGISIHGGLIGGILVLIYYTRRYRLNFYQYADLCVPGVAFGIIGGRIGNIMNGTDTVGRVTGWPIGYHWPASARAFHEGMCVPNPNPDLDLSRYCHEVGGQIMMTAPVHFTQMYGVIIGIILSVAAFFWLRSRKAGWAFWQFWLWYSILRAGAEETFRLNPLPLKSYLSQGLDKPGIGLWTETHLISIPLILVSLWMLWRIRQKPDTREPSAVSA